The segment GTCGATCACGGCGTTCCCGATGCTCGCCCGCATCCTGTACGAACGGAACCTGCAGAACACCCCGCTCGGTCGGATGACCCTGCTCGGCGCCTCCGTCGACGACGCGGCCGCCTGGTGCTTCCTCGCCGTGCTCTCGGCCATGCACACCGGCGCAGGCGCGATGCACGTGGTGCGCACCATCGGCCTCACCACCGTCTTCGCCGCCGTCATGCTTCTCGTCGTCCGGCCACTGCTGCGCCCGCTGGGAGACCGGGTGGAGCGCACCGGCACCTTTGGCTTCGACCAGATGTACCTCATCGTCGGCATCGTGCTGCTGTCCGGCCTGTTCACCGACTACATCGGAATCTACTCGGTGTTCGGCGGGTTCATCGCCGGGCTGGCGATGCCCCGCAACCCCGCGTTCCGCGAGGCGCTGCACAGCCGGATGATGGATGTCGTCTGTGTGCTGCTGCTGCCCATCTTCTTCGCGTTCTCCGGGCTCAACACCGAGCTGGGCGGCATCGCTGGCTGGTCCATGCTCGTTCCGTTCCTGCTCATCCTGGTCGCGGGCTTCATCGGGAAGTACGTCGGCTGCGCCGCCGCGATGCGCACCATCGGGTTCAGCTGGCGTGAGTCCTGGGCCGTAGGTGGCCTGATGAACGCTCGTGGTCTGATGATCCTCATCTTCATCAACATCGGCCTGGCACAAGGAATGATCACGTCCGAGGTGTTCTCCATGCTCGTGCTGGTCGCCGTGATCACCACCGCGAGCGCCATGCCGCTGTACCGGTGGGCACTGCCCGAACGGTACGAGAAGCGCATGCCCACCTCCTCGGCACCCGGCGCAACTGCACCCGCCACGGACTCCCAGGACGAGCCGGCGCACGCCTGACCCTCCTTTGGCCGAGCGGGGGCGGGGCACGCAGTGGCCGTGGGGGTGGACCCTGGAGCGTGGCGGCGAGGTAGATGCGGTTGGCGACCTCTTGCGTGGCGCGGGCGAAGGCGCGGATGCGAGGGCTGTTGCTTGCTTTGAGCCATACCGGCGCGCAGTCGATGGGCGGGGTGTCGGAGGTCCGGCTCGCGTTCTGCGAACAGGTCGCGGGCTTGGTGGACGACCTGCCCGGCGGCCGCGCCGACGAAGCCAACGCGCAGCGCGCCGTGTGTGTTGCGGACGTCGGCGATCACGCGGTCGAGGCCGGCCTGGGTCTGGTCGTAGCCCGGCCGCAGGTCCTGGTTCAGCCGGTGGCCCAGCGGGGTCAGGCGGATACGCTGTTGCGGCCCGGCCGCGGGGCGATGCTCGCCGTCCAACCGCGGAATCCGTGCCCGTCACCACGGAAGCGCGACCGCTGTCCCCTGCACCAGATCATCCGCTGACAGGCACCGACCTCGCCTTTCCCTTCGCGCGATCGATCCGTCCCTCATAGCCGGAGCAACGCACCGGAGCGAACGACACGTCACACCGGCTCGGAAAGACGGGCGGCTGGGACTGCGCCGGCCTCGTGGACGCGGCTGGCCCCGGCGTCGATCTGGCCGTCGGCACCCGGGTGGCCGGGCCGCTCGCCTGCTGGTGACCGGCGCCGCCGAGGCCCACCGGGCCACCGCGAAGGGCGGCCTGCGCGGCCGCTACCTCATCCGCCCCCTGACCGACACCCCCGGCCGGCCCACCTCCACTCTGGACACCCCTGGTCATGAGACAGATGACTGTATGCGGTGTATCCAGATGCGTTCACCCGGTGCTCGGCAACGCGGCGACCGGGGCCGAGTTCGTCGACGCAGAGGAGATCGACGCGGCCGTTGCGGGTGACGGTCTTGTTGAGCCGCACCACGTCGGCGGCCTCGACCAGCTCGTCCACCAGCTTCGTGGTGAGCGTGTAGCGGATCCGGTAGCCCTTAATCGCGGCCTCGGAGGCGGCTCCCCACCTCGCAGTGTCGGAGGACTATCAGGCGAGGCAGAACTCGTTGCCTTCGACGTCCTGCATCGTGATGCACGACTCGTTGACGCCATCGGCGCGCTGCGTCAGCACGTGTTTCGCGCCGAGCGCCATCAGCCGTGCGCATTCGGCCTCGAGTGTGGCCAGGCGCTCCTCGCCCACGAGCCCGACGCCGGCCCGTACATCGAGATGCATCCGGTTCTTGACGACCTTGGCTTCGGGGACTCGCTGGAAGAGCAAGCGCGGGCCCATTCCCGAGGGATCAGTGCACGCGAAGTAGACCTCATCCTCGGGCGGCAGCGTGCGGTGGTACTCCTCCCACGTGGCAAAGCCCTCCGGGACCGTCGGCACGACGTAGCCCAGCACCTCGCACCAGAAGGCGGCGAGGCGCGCAGGCTCCGTGCAGTCGAAGGTCACTTGGAACTGTTTGATCGTTGGCATCGGCGTACGATAACAGG is part of the Streptomyces katrae genome and harbors:
- a CDS encoding cation:proton antiporter; translated protein: MQHATYLASVTTDKNLQLVLKVLPAIVVILAASALCGRLAMLVKQPRVLGEMVAGVLLGPTLLGALFPTAQEFVFAPEVKPILYVLSTIGLTVFMFLVGTGLEHSSGQGTKDTRNAAVLAVSGILPPLLLGAAAAHVLYDKLSRPDVSTFEFALFVGGALSITAFPMLARILYERNLQNTPLGRMTLLGASVDDAAAWCFLAVLSAMHTGAGAMHVVRTIGLTTVFAAVMLLVVRPLLRPLGDRVERTGTFGFDQMYLIVGIVLLSGLFTDYIGIYSVFGGFIAGLAMPRNPAFREALHSRMMDVVCVLLLPIFFAFSGLNTELGGIAGWSMLVPFLLILVAGFIGKYVGCAAAMRTIGFSWRESWAVGGLMNARGLMILIFINIGLAQGMITSEVFSMLVLVAVITTASAMPLYRWALPERYEKRMPTSSAPGATAPATDSQDEPAHA
- a CDS encoding VOC family protein — encoded protein: MPTIKQFQVTFDCTEPARLAAFWCEVLGYVVPTVPEGFATWEEYHRTLPPEDEVYFACTDPSGMGPRLLFQRVPEAKVVKNRMHLDVRAGVGLVGEERLATLEAECARLMALGAKHVLTQRADGVNESCITMQDVEGNEFCLA